One genomic window of Rhizomicrobium sp. includes the following:
- a CDS encoding class I SAM-dependent methyltransferase, with protein MSDSVNIQTDMLPEAGGKTSSLLDRLLARYSCFATPFEAVFPDGTKRRIGQGTPNFLVTLKNKRALRAAMSLDEGKVADSYLAGDFEIEGDMMKPFELQASMKDVHPLTQAWRHIQPLLFGQVRTNKQAIHSHYDIDPGFFLSFLDPKTPCYTQGVYEKDEETLDVATTRKFEYAFRQLKLKPGDHILEIGPGWGAWFEYASARGVKCTGISISQESIDYLNGRAKVLGYDWELIFSDLLEYQTDTRYDAIVIMGVIEHLPDYQRVFEKFAKLVKPGGRIFLDGSAANKKFELNSFMVRHIYGGNHSFLVLPDLLDKLAKTQMQAIEIYNDSKSYMLTLMQWAKNLDKNREQVVSRFGDYNFRRFRLYLWGAAAAFARREMLCYRMIIQSPTGEDVPDATC; from the coding sequence ATGAGCGATTCCGTGAACATCCAGACCGATATGCTGCCCGAGGCCGGCGGCAAAACCTCGTCGCTGCTCGACCGTCTCCTGGCGCGCTATTCCTGCTTCGCGACGCCGTTCGAGGCCGTCTTCCCCGACGGCACCAAGCGGCGGATCGGCCAGGGCACGCCCAATTTCCTCGTCACCCTCAAGAACAAGCGCGCGCTGCGCGCCGCCATGAGCCTGGACGAGGGCAAGGTCGCCGATTCCTACCTCGCCGGCGATTTCGAGATCGAGGGCGACATGATGAAGCCGTTCGAGCTCCAGGCCTCGATGAAGGACGTCCATCCCCTGACCCAGGCCTGGCGCCACATCCAGCCGCTTTTGTTCGGCCAGGTGCGCACCAACAAGCAGGCGATCCATTCGCATTACGACATCGATCCCGGCTTCTTCCTGAGCTTCCTGGATCCCAAGACCCCCTGCTACACCCAGGGCGTCTACGAGAAGGACGAGGAGACGCTCGACGTCGCCACGACGCGCAAGTTCGAATACGCCTTCCGCCAGCTCAAGCTGAAGCCCGGCGACCACATCCTGGAGATCGGGCCGGGCTGGGGCGCGTGGTTCGAATATGCCAGCGCGCGCGGCGTGAAGTGCACCGGCATCTCGATCAGCCAGGAATCGATCGACTACCTGAACGGCCGCGCCAAGGTGCTGGGTTATGACTGGGAGCTGATCTTCTCGGACCTGCTCGAATACCAGACCGACACGCGCTACGACGCCATCGTGATCATGGGGGTGATCGAGCACCTGCCCGACTATCAGCGCGTGTTCGAGAAATTCGCCAAGCTGGTCAAGCCGGGAGGCCGCATCTTCCTGGACGGCAGCGCCGCCAACAAGAAGTTCGAGCTGAACTCCTTCATGGTGCGCCATATTTACGGCGGCAACCATTCCTTCCTGGTGCTGCCCGACCTGCTCGACAAGCTCGCCAAGACGCAGATGCAGGCGATCGAGATCTACAACGATTCAAAGAGCTACATGCTGACGCTCATGCAATGGGCGAAGAACCTCGACAAGAATCGCGAGCAGGTGGTGAGCCGTTTCGGCGACTACAATTTCCGCCGCTTCCGGCTTTATCTGTGGGGCGCGGCGGCGGCCTTCGCGCGGCGCGAGATGCTGTGCTACCGCATGATCATCCAGAGCCCGACCGGCGAGGATGTGCCGGACGCGACGTGCTGA